CTCTGACATCGAGAAAACTCCGTTTAGTAGTATCAGAAAAAATATTATTAGTATTTCCAATTTGTGGCTTGTTCGTTATATAATAGTTTGTTAATGTAATTTGCAACCTGATCGTGTTATAGCACAGATGGAAGAGAAAAGCCCGGAGCTAAAAAAAACTAATTTTTCCTGCCAGAAAACAGCGACCGGAGGAAGCTCGTTTTATGGTTTGGAAAAATAGTTTTTTTAGCGTCCCGATAGCTATCGGGATTTCACGTACAGCTGGAAAAGCTTCTACAAATTATCTATAACTGACGTTAATCTTTCTGTAATTTCTTCAATCGTTCCGATACCGTTTACGGCATGAAATTTATTTTGCTCTTTGTAATATCCAATTAACGGAGCAGTTTTTTCGTTATATTCCTGATATCTCACACGAATTTTTTCTTCATCCTGATCGTCTACTCTTCCGCTGGTTTTTCCTCTTTCTAATAAACGTGCTACCAAAATTTCGTCATCAGCTTCTAAAGCGATAGTAGCTGTAACTTCTGAACCAATTGTTGGCAAAAATTTATCTAACGCTTCAGCCTGATTGATTGTTCTTGGATATCCGTCGAATAAAAATCCTGCTGTATCAGGATGTTTTTTTACTTCATCAATTAACATTTCGGTAGTTAATTCGCAAGGAACCAACTCTCCATTGTCCATAAAAACCCTTGCTTTTTTACCTAGTTCTGTATCATTTTTTAAATTAAAACGAAAAATATCTCCTGTTGAAAGGTGTGTCAAATTGTATTTTTCTTTTAAAAATTCTGCCTGAGTTCCTTTTCCTGCTCCCGGCTTTCCAAATAAAACGATGTTAATCATAATGAATGTAATTGTTGTGACTCCCTATTTTTTAAGAAGTTTAAAATGAATATATAGTTGTGTTTGTTTAAAATTATTCTGCTAACTTATAGATTTCGGGTAAATTTCTTCCTAAACCATTATAGTCTAAACCGTAACCAACAATGAATTTGTTTGGAATCCTGATTCCGACATAATCTATTTTGATATCTTTTTTATAAGCTTCCGGTTTAAAGAACAAAGTTGCAATTTTAAAATGCTTTACATTTTGCTCCTTAAACTTCTTTTTTAACTCTTCGATTGTGTTTCCGGTGTCAATAATATCTTCGATTATGACAACGGTCCTTCCCGAAAGATCCTGATTAATTCCGATTAATTCTTTAACCGAATTGGTACTTTCCGTTCCTTCATACGAAGCCATTTTGATAAATGAAACTTCGCAGGGACTCTTATATTTTTTCAAAAAGTCTGCAACAACCATAAAAGCACCATTCAGAACACCAACAAAAATAGGTGTATCATCTCCAAAATCATCTTCTACCTGTGCCACTATTTTGGATAAAGCAAAATCAATTTCTTTAGCCGAAATAAACGGAACAAATTGTTTATCGTGAAGTTGTATCATTATTTTTGTACTTTAAAATAATGGACAAAGATACAGAATTACTACCAAACTGTAAGTATCAAAATTTTATAGTAGCTAGAGTTTTTTACGAATGTTAAATATCAGTTAATATTTACAAACGGTTTGGGGTAACTCTTTCTGAATCATTAAATTGTTGTTTGACAAATATTTAATCAAAATCAACATGAAAATTACCATACAATTATTATCTCTATGCTTATTAACTGTAATAACAGCCTGCAATGGCCAGGTAATAAAAGAGGAAAAAGAAGCGCTGGCCAAACAGCCTGCCAATGTCGTAAAAACGGCTATTGGAAATATTACACTTCCTCCGCCCTACGCAACAGAATCTAAATCTAAAAACAGTAAAGTAATAGGCTGGCCAGAAGGAAAAACGCCAAAAGCACCGGAAGGATTTACGGTTACAAAATTTGCTGACGGATTTGAGAACCCACGCTGGTGTTATATTGGTCCAAACAATGACATTTTTGTTGTTGAAAGCGGTACCAGAGCAAGCAAAAACCAAATTATAGTTTTACGTGACAAGGATAAAGACGGCGTTTTTGAAACCCGAGAAGTCTTTTTGAAAGGTCTCAACAGACCTTTGGGAATGCTTATTCTAAAAGACTTTTTTTATGTGGCAAATACAGACGGGCTTTACCGTTATCCTTATAAAAACGCTCCATTAAAACTTGAAACACAGGGAGTCAAAATTGTTGAACTTCCGGCTGGAGGATACAACAATCACTGGACACGAAGTCTTCTCGCCAACCCGGAAGGAACTAAAATTTATATTGGCGTAGGTTCTGGAAGTAATGTGGGCGAAAACGGGATGGATAAAGAAATTCGCCGTGCAGCAATTTTAGAAATCAATCCTGACGGAACCGGCGAAAAAATTTATGCTGAAGGTCTTCGAAACCCAATGGGAATGGACTGGAATCCTGCCAATAAAAAAGAACTCTGGACTGCCGTTAATGAGCGTGATGAGCTGGGCGATGATTTGGTTCCGGATTATATTACAAGTGTAAAAAGAGGTGGGTTTTATGGATGGCCTTATTCATATTTTGGTAGTATTCCTGATCCGAGATGGAAAGGCGAAAGAAAAGATTTAATCGATAAAGCAATTGTTCCTGACGTTCCGGTTGGTGCTCACACTGCTTCTTTGGGATTGGCTTTTTATACTAAAAATGCTTTTCCGGCAAAATATAAAAACGGTGCTTTTGTGGGACAGCACGGTTCATGGAATCGTTCGGTAATATCAGGCTACAAAGTGCTGTTTGTTCCTTTTAAAGATGGAAAACCATCCGGAAAACCGGAAGATTTCTTAACTGGCTTTATTTCTGATGCTGATAAAGCCGAAGTTTACGGACGCCCTGTTGCTGTTACGGTTATGAATGACGGATCACTTTTGGTAAATGATGACAGCGGGAATACGATATGGAAAGTTACGGCGAATAAGTAAAATTCCAATCTCATAATTATCGAGATAAATTCCAGATCCCAAACTTTATGCTGATTTTTAAACACATAGAGACATAGCATTTCCGGAACTTCAAAAAAGGCGTTTCACTTGTTTTTAAAACACATAACTATTCTGCGTTTTTGCAAATGAAACGACTTTATACACAAACCAAAGCTATGTCTCTATGTGTTTAAGAATTAAGCTCAGAAACTTAAACTGTCATTTATGCTTTTAAAAAAATATTGCCTTTTTCTTCTTGTTTTAATTGTTTCTCAAAACAATTTTGCCCAGGAAGAAAAAGGTAAATCTATTGATGCTGTCCAGCCTGAAAAACTGGAAGAAGTTATTATCAGTTCCTTTCATATTAATGACAGTCTGCAAAATGCGCCGGCTTCGATTGGCATTTTATCTGAAAAAGAATTACTTCGAAATAATACTACAGATATTAGCAATGTTATTAATACCATTCCCGGCGTTTTTATGCAATCGTCAAACATCACCACAACCCGAATTTCGATTCGAGGGATTGGAGCGCGAACGCCTTATGGAACAAATAAAATTCGTGCTTTTTACGGAAGTATTCCTTTAACTTCAGGAAATAGTGAAACCGTAATTGATGACATCGATCTTCAAAACATCAATCAGATTGAAATTATAAAAGGGCCGCTTTCGAGCGTTTATGG
The Flavobacterium flavigenum genome window above contains:
- the hpt gene encoding hypoxanthine phosphoribosyltransferase produces the protein MIQLHDKQFVPFISAKEIDFALSKIVAQVEDDFGDDTPIFVGVLNGAFMVVADFLKKYKSPCEVSFIKMASYEGTESTNSVKELIGINQDLSGRTVVIIEDIIDTGNTIEELKKKFKEQNVKHFKIATLFFKPEAYKKDIKIDYVGIRIPNKFIVGYGLDYNGLGRNLPEIYKLAE
- a CDS encoding PQQ-dependent sugar dehydrogenase translates to MKITIQLLSLCLLTVITACNGQVIKEEKEALAKQPANVVKTAIGNITLPPPYATESKSKNSKVIGWPEGKTPKAPEGFTVTKFADGFENPRWCYIGPNNDIFVVESGTRASKNQIIVLRDKDKDGVFETREVFLKGLNRPLGMLILKDFFYVANTDGLYRYPYKNAPLKLETQGVKIVELPAGGYNNHWTRSLLANPEGTKIYIGVGSGSNVGENGMDKEIRRAAILEINPDGTGEKIYAEGLRNPMGMDWNPANKKELWTAVNERDELGDDLVPDYITSVKRGGFYGWPYSYFGSIPDPRWKGERKDLIDKAIVPDVPVGAHTASLGLAFYTKNAFPAKYKNGAFVGQHGSWNRSVISGYKVLFVPFKDGKPSGKPEDFLTGFISDADKAEVYGRPVAVTVMNDGSLLVNDDSGNTIWKVTANK
- a CDS encoding adenylate kinase; translation: MINIVLFGKPGAGKGTQAEFLKEKYNLTHLSTGDIFRFNLKNDTELGKKARVFMDNGELVPCELTTEMLIDEVKKHPDTAGFLFDGYPRTINQAEALDKFLPTIGSEVTATIALEADDEILVARLLERGKTSGRVDDQDEEKIRVRYQEYNEKTAPLIGYYKEQNKFHAVNGIGTIEEITERLTSVIDNL